Proteins encoded by one window of Channa argus isolate prfri chromosome 1, Channa argus male v1.0, whole genome shotgun sequence:
- the lrp12 gene encoding low-density lipoprotein receptor-related protein 12, translating to MALGSGCRQIPSAFVVYLFIISGSIAASQRNDNVYVSGISNACGDVAELLRASSGVITSPGWPFQYPARLNCSWNIRARPGDTITISFQDFNLQGSHHCSSDWMSISSYRNLDGLRICGSSLPPPYISSQDHVWIHFHSDDSLTGKGFRLSYITGKLEASSCDVDQFHCSNGKCIPDWWRCNSMDECGDNSDEELCVDSPFSFQPCSLNQFPCLSRYTRIYTCLPHSLRCDGSIDCQDLGDEIDCDVPTCGEWLRNFYGSFSSPNYPDFYPPGSNCTWLIDTGDHRKVILRFTDFKLDGTGYGDYVKVYDGLEENPRHLLRVLTAFDSRAPVAVVSSSGQLRIHFYADKINAARGFNVTYQVDGFCLPWEVPCGGNWGCYTEQQRCDGYWHCPNGRDELNCSSCQEDEFPCSRNGACYPRSDRCNYQNRCPNGSDEKNCFFCQPGNFHCKNNRCVFESWVCDAQDDCGDGSDEESCPVIVPTRVITAAVIGSLICGLLLVIALGCTCKLYSLRMFERRSFETQLSRVEAELLRREAPPSYGQLIAQGLIPPVEDFPVCSGSQASVLENLRLAVRSQLGFTSLRLPSSGRHSNLWSRLFTFSRSRRSGSLALISADLEDSAGTGSTASSGSDLLSPDSDDTDTEGERGRERGVGAVGGPIAPLPHKTPPSTSVQAVVSVTTSLSLTPGQDQVHNCSRDTLPTSSPVVASSLDSECQSNPRQIQAPPTSAFQRLAQNLHRLARNLARPGQNQTWSNHSPLRQLETGRGGAEVAERRGSREEDEDVALLIPVSDSDSSSASSLVSDVRQPLLEPHSSGAGHTLRQLVNSGQGGRDGPCEHCGIVHTAQIPDTCLEATGKMESSDDELLLLC from the exons TTTCCAGGACTTCAACCTGCAGGGTTCCCATCATTGTTCTTCAGACTGGATGTCTATCAGCAGCTACAGGAACCTGGATGGGCTGCGAATTTGTGGATCCTCCCTGCCACCACCCTACATCTCCTCCCAGGACCACGTCTGGATCCACTTCCACTCTGATGATAGTCTGACAGGAAAAGGCTTCAGGCTGTCCTACATCACTG GTAAACTGGAGGCATCCAGCTGTGATGTAGACCAGTTCCACTGTTCTAATGGGAAGTGCATTCCAGACTGGTGGCGCTGCAACTCGATGGATGAGTGTGGTGACAATTCGGATGAGGAGCTGTGTGTGGACTCGCCCTTCTCCTTCCAGCCCTGCAGCCTGAACCAGTTCCCTTGCCTGTCACGCTACACCCGAATCTACACCTGCCTACCGCACAGCCTGCGCTGCGATGGCAGCATTGACTGCCAG GATCTTGGTGATGAAATTGACTGTGATGTTCCCACTTGTGGAGAGTGGCTGAGGAACTTTTATGGCTCCTTCAGCTCTCCAAACTACCCAGATTTCTACCCCCCAGGAAGTAATTGCACCTGGCTTATTGACACTGGAGATCACAGAAAG GTGATTTTGAGGTTTACAGATTTTAAACTGGATGGGACGGGTTATGGAGATTATGTGAAGGTCTACGATGGCCTGGAGGAGAACCCTCGCCATCTCCTGAGGGTGCTGACTGCCTTTGACTCCAGAGCGCCGGTCGCTGTTGTTTCATCGTCTGGTCAGCTCAGAATTCACTTTTATGCTGACAAAATCAATGCTGCCAGAGGGTTTAACGTCACTTACCAG GTGGATGGGTTCTGCCTGCCCTGGGAGGTCCCCTGTGGAGGTAATTGGGGCTGTTACACTGAGCAACAGCGCTGTGATGGGTACTGGCACTGTCCAAATGGTAGAGACGAGTTGAACTGTTCTTCATGTCAAGAGGATGAGTTCCCCTGTTCCAGAAACGGAGCCTGTTACCCTCGATCAGACCGCTGCAACTACCAGAACCGCTGCCCAAATGGCTCGGATGAGAAAAACTGCTTCTTCTGCCAGCCTGGAAACTTCCACTGCAAG AATAATCGCTGTGTGTTCGAGTCTTGGGTTTGTGATGCTCAGGATGACTGTGGTGATGGCAGCGATGAGGAGAGTTGTCCTGTTATCGTTCCAACCAGAGTCATAACAGCAGCAGTGATTGGCAGTCTTATATGTGGCCTTTTATTGGTCATTGCCCTTGGCTGCACCTGCAAACTCTACTCACTGCGCATGTTCGAACGCAG GTCGTTTGAGACCCAGCTTTCCAGAGTGGAGGCGGAGCTACTAAGGAGGGAAGCCCCACCATCATATGGTCAGCTGATTGCCCAGGGACTCATCCCACCGGTGGAGGATTTCCCAGTGTGCTCTGGGAGCCAG GCGTCTGTTCTGGAAAACCTCCGTCTGGCTGTTCGGTCTCAACTGGGGTTCACCTCCCTCAGGCTCCCATCCTCTGGTCGTCATAGCAACCTGTGGAGTCGGCTGTTCACTTTCTCACGATCGCGACGGTCTGGTTCTTTAGCTCTTATCTCTGCTGACCTGGAGGACAGTGCTGGTACAGGGAGTACTGCGAGTTCGGGTTCAGACCTGCTGTCTCCAGACTCTgatgacacagacacagagggtgagagagggagggagcgaGGTGTGGGTGCAGTGGGGGGGCCCATTGCTCCCCTCCCTCATAAAACCCCACCTTCTACTTCTGTGCAAGCTGTGGTATCTGTGACAACTTCTTTGAGCTTGACTCCAGGCCAAGATCAAGTTCACAACTGCTCCAGAGACACCCTGCCCACTTCCAGCCCTGTGGTAGCATCCAGTCTAGATTCTGAATGTCAAAGCAACCCCAGACAGATTCAGGCCCCACCAACCTCTGCCTTTCAGCGTCTAGCTCAAAATCTGCACCGCCTCGCTAGGAACCTTGCCAGACCCGGCCAGAACCAGACCTGGAGCAATCATAGCCCACTTCGTCAGCTGGAGACGGGTAGAGGCGGAGCTGAGGTTGCTGAACGACGAGGGAGCAGGGAAGAAGACGAAGATGTGGCACTTCTGATTCCCGTCTCTGACTCTGActcctcctcagcctcctcgTTGGTCAGTGATGTCCGACAACCACTGCTGGAGCCACACTCCTCTGGTGCAGGCCACACCCTCCGGCAACTCGTAAATAGTGGGCAAGGAGGGCGTGATGGTCCCTGTGAACATTGTGGGATCGTCCACACAGCCCAGATCCCGGACACCTGCTTGGAGGCCACGGGCAAGATGGAGAGCAGCGATGacgagctgctgctgctctgctaa